One Mycolicibacterium parafortuitum DNA segment encodes these proteins:
- the galE gene encoding UDP-glucose 4-epimerase GalE, translating into MSWLVTGGAGYIGSHVARAMLDADLDVVVIDDLSTGFESFVPAGAQFVKGTLLDGALVDDTLTRFGVDGVIHIAGYKYAGESVKRPLHTYEQNVSATVVLLQAMEARGVGQIVFSSSAATFGTPDVDIVDESTPTTPESPYGETKLIGEWLLRDAGRATGLRHTSLRYFNVVGSGDVELFDASPHNLFPLVFDMLMRGQTPRINGDDYPTPDGTCVRDYIHVSDLALAHVAAARRLADGLPVEPVYNLGSGAGTSVREIMTAMRDVTGIDFEPEVMPRRPGDPARIVAAGELAARDLGWHNRHSVQEMVASAWRARRHAGDAYPR; encoded by the coding sequence ATGAGCTGGCTGGTGACCGGCGGGGCCGGATACATCGGTTCGCACGTGGCCCGGGCCATGCTCGACGCCGATCTGGACGTGGTCGTCATCGACGATCTGTCCACCGGTTTCGAGAGTTTCGTGCCCGCGGGCGCCCAATTCGTCAAGGGCACCCTGCTCGACGGGGCGCTGGTCGACGACACCTTGACGAGGTTCGGCGTCGACGGCGTCATCCACATCGCCGGCTACAAGTACGCCGGCGAATCGGTGAAGCGGCCGCTGCACACCTACGAGCAGAACGTGTCGGCGACGGTGGTCCTGCTGCAGGCGATGGAGGCCCGCGGCGTCGGCCAGATCGTGTTCTCCTCCAGCGCCGCGACATTCGGCACACCGGACGTGGACATCGTCGACGAATCCACGCCGACCACACCGGAGTCGCCGTACGGCGAGACCAAGCTGATCGGCGAGTGGTTGCTGCGCGACGCCGGAAGGGCCACCGGGCTGCGACACACCAGCCTGCGCTACTTCAATGTCGTCGGATCCGGGGACGTGGAACTGTTCGACGCCAGTCCGCACAACCTGTTCCCACTGGTGTTCGACATGCTGATGCGCGGTCAGACCCCCCGGATCAATGGCGATGACTATCCGACGCCGGACGGCACCTGCGTGCGCGACTACATCCACGTCAGCGATCTGGCCCTGGCCCATGTGGCGGCCGCGCGCCGGCTCGCCGACGGGCTGCCCGTCGAACCGGTGTACAACCTCGGCAGCGGGGCGGGCACCTCGGTGCGCGAGATCATGACGGCGATGCGGGACGTGACCGGAATCGATTTCGAGCCCGAGGTCATGCCGCGGCGACCGGGCGACCCGGCACGCATCGTCGCGGCGGGTGAGCTCGCGGCGCGCGACCTGGGCTGGCACAACCGGCATTCGGTGCAGGAGATGGTCGCGTCCGCGTGGCGCGCCCGCCGGCACGCCGGAGACGCATATCCCCGGTAG
- a CDS encoding L,D-transpeptidase has protein sequence MRVAVRSAFAVCVVTAGVIAGPLEIDEMARWTPQLAIASLLPAEGAVVGVAHPVVVTFDGSVVDRHAAEQAVRITSEPAMTGTFEWVEPNVAHWVPDSFWPAHSTVKLTLGDLPTRTFEIGPAVIGVANIADHTFTVTVDGKAPSELPAPHHRPYWGQGGVFPASMGRPQYPTPVGIYSVLAKERDVTMDSSSVGIPVDAPDGYLLDVEYAVRFTKRGLFVHSAPWALNQMGHENGSHGCIGLSTEDAEWYFNAVNVGDPIIVRENGVEVPQTVTG, from the coding sequence ATGCGCGTGGCTGTGCGAAGTGCCTTCGCTGTGTGCGTAGTGACGGCGGGCGTCATTGCCGGTCCGTTGGAGATCGACGAAATGGCTAGGTGGACACCACAACTGGCGATCGCCTCGCTGCTGCCCGCGGAGGGTGCGGTCGTGGGCGTGGCACACCCTGTGGTCGTCACCTTCGACGGGTCGGTGGTCGATCGGCACGCCGCCGAGCAGGCCGTGCGCATCACCTCAGAGCCAGCCATGACCGGCACGTTCGAATGGGTCGAACCCAATGTCGCACACTGGGTCCCGGACAGTTTCTGGCCCGCGCACAGCACGGTGAAACTCACGCTGGGTGACCTGCCCACCAGAACATTCGAGATCGGTCCTGCAGTCATCGGGGTCGCCAACATCGCTGACCACACCTTCACCGTGACGGTCGACGGGAAGGCGCCTTCTGAGCTGCCGGCGCCGCACCACAGGCCCTACTGGGGGCAGGGCGGGGTGTTCCCGGCCTCGATGGGCCGCCCGCAATACCCCACGCCCGTGGGTATCTATTCCGTTCTGGCCAAAGAGCGTGATGTGACCATGGATTCGAGCAGCGTGGGTATTCCTGTCGATGCTCCCGACGGCTACCTGCTGGACGTGGAGTACGCCGTGCGGTTCACGAAGCGAGGCCTCTTCGTGCATTCGGCTCCGTGGGCTCTCAACCAGATGGGCCACGAGAACGGTAGCCATGGCTGCATCGGACTCAGTACCGAAGACGCCGAGTGGTACTTCAACGCAGTCAACGTTGGTGACCCGATCATCGTGCGGGAGAACGGTGTCGAGGTGCCACAGACGGTGACCGGGTAG
- a CDS encoding CAP domain-containing protein: MKTKFAGAFAISAVVVTALGATDGVTAQADVATGLYVGVNQLRQSCGPIRQDARLAAAAQRHANDMLTNSNFSHVGSDGSSPKARMADAGYQVAASGEIVFWATGSSATAEAALAFWMGSPGHRAIILNCTFAAAGFATASNGNMTTAVGDFATP; the protein is encoded by the coding sequence ATGAAGACGAAGTTCGCCGGCGCCTTCGCGATCAGCGCTGTCGTCGTCACGGCGCTCGGCGCAACCGACGGTGTCACGGCCCAGGCCGACGTGGCTACCGGGTTGTACGTCGGTGTCAACCAGCTTCGCCAATCATGCGGACCGATCCGACAGGATGCCCGTCTGGCCGCGGCGGCGCAGCGGCACGCCAACGACATGCTGACGAACAGCAACTTCAGCCACGTGGGCTCGGACGGCTCGTCGCCGAAGGCGCGTATGGCGGATGCGGGCTACCAGGTCGCCGCCTCAGGAGAGATCGTCTTCTGGGCCACCGGGTCCTCTGCGACCGCGGAGGCCGCGCTTGCCTTCTGGATGGGCAGTCCGGGGCACCGGGCGATCATCTTGAACTGCACATTCGCCGCAGCTGGATTCGCTACCGCGTCGAACGGCAATATGACGACTGCCGTCGGCGACTTCGCGACTCCGTAA
- a CDS encoding DNA polymerase III subunit delta', producing MAGVFSRLVGQDAVEKELIAAARAARGDSSHSEAVTGTMTHAWLITGPPGSGRSVAALCFAAALQCTAEGTPGCGECRACTTAMAGTHADVRRIIPEGLSIGVGEMRAIVQIASRRPGTGRWQVVVIEDADRLTEGAANALLKVVEEPPPSTVFLLCAPSVDPEDIAITLRSRCRHVALVTPPADAIARVLIDSDALDRETAEWAASVSGGHVGRARRLATDEQARERRKRALGLARDAATPARAYAAAEELVATAEAEAKALTGDRNEAEAEELRTALGAGGTGKGTAGAVRGAAGALKDLEKRQKSRQTRASRDAMDRALIDLATYFRDALLVSSGATGVAANHPDMADKVAALAAHASPDKLLRCIEAVLECREALAVNVKPKFAVDAMVATVGQALRS from the coding sequence ATGGCCGGAGTTTTCTCGCGCCTGGTGGGCCAGGACGCAGTCGAGAAGGAGCTGATCGCCGCGGCAAGAGCCGCGCGCGGTGATTCCTCTCACAGCGAGGCTGTGACAGGCACCATGACGCACGCGTGGCTGATCACCGGCCCGCCCGGATCGGGACGGTCGGTGGCCGCGCTGTGTTTCGCCGCCGCGCTGCAGTGCACGGCCGAGGGCACGCCGGGCTGCGGAGAATGCCGGGCCTGTACGACCGCGATGGCCGGCACCCACGCCGACGTGCGCCGCATCATCCCGGAGGGGTTGTCCATCGGCGTCGGTGAGATGCGGGCCATCGTGCAGATCGCGTCCCGGCGCCCGGGCACCGGCCGCTGGCAGGTCGTCGTGATCGAGGATGCCGACCGGCTCACCGAGGGCGCGGCGAACGCGCTGCTGAAGGTCGTGGAGGAGCCGCCCCCGTCGACGGTGTTCCTGTTGTGCGCCCCGTCGGTGGACCCGGAGGACATCGCGATCACGCTGCGCTCGCGGTGCCGCCACGTCGCGTTGGTGACGCCGCCGGCCGATGCGATCGCCCGGGTGCTGATCGACAGCGACGCGCTGGACCGGGAGACGGCCGAATGGGCGGCGTCGGTCAGCGGCGGCCACGTCGGGCGGGCCCGCAGGCTGGCCACCGACGAACAGGCCAGGGAGCGGCGCAAGCGGGCGCTCGGATTGGCCCGCGACGCCGCCACACCGGCGCGCGCGTATGCGGCCGCCGAGGAACTCGTGGCGACCGCCGAGGCGGAGGCCAAGGCCCTGACCGGAGACCGCAACGAGGCCGAGGCCGAGGAGCTGCGCACCGCGCTGGGCGCGGGTGGGACGGGCAAGGGCACCGCGGGGGCGGTACGCGGCGCCGCGGGGGCGCTCAAGGACCTGGAGAAGCGGCAGAAATCGCGGCAGACCCGGGCGTCGCGCGATGCGATGGACCGGGCGCTGATCGACCTCGCCACCTATTTCCGGGACGCGCTGCTGGTGTCCTCGGGCGCGACCGGCGTCGCGGCGAACCATCCCGACATGGCCGACAAGGTCGCCGCGCTGGCCGCTCACGCGTCCCCGGACAAGCTGCTGCGCTGCATCGAGGCGGTGCTCGAATGCCGCGAGGCGCTGGCGGTCAACGTCAAGCCCAAGTTCGCCGTCGATGCGATGGTCGCCACGGTCGGACAGGCGTTGCGCAGCTGA